One genomic window of Phoenix dactylifera cultivar Barhee BC4 chromosome 6, palm_55x_up_171113_PBpolish2nd_filt_p, whole genome shotgun sequence includes the following:
- the LOC103703784 gene encoding FKBP12-interacting protein of 37 kDa isoform X2 translates to MASHSHLDDEDDFGGDFSGSHSSGRRTGDKRTFGDLDEEEDDVFGPKKGKSRVEESGPGAATGMILSLRESLQNCKDNLATCQAELEAARSEIQKWHSAFQNGPTTPAGISPEPGLVVTYLQNLKTSEESLKEQLEKAKKREAAFIVTFAKREQEIADLKSAVRDLKTQLRPPSMQTRRLLLDPAIHEEFTRLKNLVEEKEKKIKELQDNVAAVNFTTSSKLGQMLVAKCRTLQVENEEIGAMASEGKIHELGMKIAVLKSQNAELRNQFDALYKHMEGLTNDVERSNEMVYILQEKLEAKDCELKKLKEMLSQKETTQEGDESADEKKAIHDAESAEVEA, encoded by the exons GTGATAAAAGAACTTtcggagatctcgatgaagaggaggatgatgTATTTGGCCCTAAGAAG GGAAAATCAAGGGTCGAAGAAAGTGGACCTGGTGCAGCCACGGGGATGATTTTGTCTCTACGTGAAAG TCTGCAGAACTGTAAAGATAACCTTGCAACATGCCAG GCAGAGTTAGAAGCTGCAAGATCAGAGATTCAGAAGTGGCATTCTGCATTTCAGAACGGGCCAACGACACCTGCAGGCATATCTCCAG AACCTGGATTGGTGGTAACTTATCTCCAGAATTTGAAGACTTCTGAGGAGTCTTTAAAAGAACAG TTAgagaaagcaaagaaaagggaggCTGCATTTATAGTTACATTTGCAAAACGAGAGCAGGAAATTGCGGACTTGAAG TCTGCAGTTCGGGATTTGAAGACACAATTGAGACCGCCATCGATGCAG ACTAGGAGGTTATTACTTGATCCAGCAATACATGAGGAGTTTACACGTTTAAAG AATTTGgttgaagagaaagaaaaaaaaattaaggagtTGCAAGACAATGTTGCTGCTGTCAATTTTACTACATCCAGCAAGCTAGGACAGATGTTGGTGGCCAAGTGTAGAACCTTGCAGGTGGAAAATGAGGAGATTGGCGCCATGGCTTCTGAAGGAAAA ATCCACGAGTTGGGAATGAAAATTGCTGTGCTAAAATCTCAAAATGCTGAGCTTAGAAACCAGTTTGATG CACTGTACAAACATATGGAAGGGCTAACAAATGATGTGGAGAGATCAAATGAAATG GTATATATTTTGCAAGAGAAGCTAGAAGCAAAGGACTGTGAGCTGAAAAAGTTGAAGGAAATGCTATCGCAGAAAGAAACAACACAGGAAGGAGATGAATCTGCTGATGAAAAGAAAGCAATCCATGATGCAGAGTCTGCAGAAGTTGAGGCTTGA
- the LOC103703783 gene encoding uncharacterized protein LOC103703783 isoform X5, producing MPAHAAGDESEIPSPPSEWLEETLINLYLSGYSNSDINADSSSTTLQTNTSQVSSEEQSDQPSSDKLPGCYRGITCQQVEGELIPEDEQNAFRSSNRLLAGDASWDEENWKAQYGQVLTLEDEGIPSFPTVDLWDWEIVKDHTKKGHQIAKLIGRLVRRSSKLHPSVPAGGGVLKTAAIHAVHLDLVGVASGKVYRLRTPSPRYLASVSKYDSSNPTKDWGFPDLYADLQSSTHHSLNQIYGSDVANAANRDNLSASVDQVPVTVQKHQNLAYRDRAAERRMLHGGFGIGPGQKNVENGNIHELGSPSQPCDAEEAAAEAADISFGSGSYARRILESMGWKKGEALGRTTKGILEPLQAVGNKGYAGLGWNSAQH from the exons ATGCCTGCGCATGCAGCCGGTGATGAGTCCGAAATTCCAAGTCCTCCATCTGAGTG GTTAGAAGAAACATTGATTAATCTATATTTGTCGGGTTATTCCAATTCAGATATAAATGCTGATAGCTCATCAACAACTTTACAAACAAACA CAAGTCAGGTCTCTTCTGAAGAACAGTCTGATCAGCCATCCTCAGATAAGTTGCCTGGCTGTTACCGTGGCATCACATGTCAGCAAGTAGAAGGTGAATTGATCCCCGAGGATGAGCAAAATGCATTTAGGTCAAGCAATAGGCTCTTAGCAGGAG atgcatcatgggATGAAGAAAACTGGAAAGCTCAGTATGGCCAGGTTTTAACCTTAGAAGATGAGGGCATACCGTCTTTTCCGACAGTTGATCTATGGGATTGGGAAATTGTTAAAGATCACACAAAGAAAGGACATCAGATAGCTAAACTGATAGGAAGATTGGTCAGGCGTTCCAGTAAGCTGCATCCTTCTGTGCCAGCTGGTGGTGGTGTTCTGAAAACTGCTGCCATCCATGCAGTTCATTTGGATCTAGTAGGAGTTGCatcag GGAAAGTTTACAGGTTGAGGACCCCAAGCCCAAGATACTTGGCTTCTGTATCGAAGTATGATTCTTCTAACCCGACCAAAGATTGGGGCTTCCCTGATTTATATGCTGACCTGCAGAGTAGCACACACcatagtttaaatcaaatatatgGATCTGACGTTGCAAATGCGGCCAATCGAGATAATTTGTCTGCTTCCGTCGATCAGGTTCCTGTTACAGTACAGAAG CACCAGAATCTAGCTTATAGAGATAGAGCTGCTGAGAGAAGAATGCTACATGGTGGTTTCGGTATCGGCCCAGGACAAAAGAATGTGGAGAACGGTAATATTCATGAGCTGGGATCGCCTTCACAGCCTTGTGATGCAGAAGAAGCTGCAGCAGAAGCAGCGGACATATCTTTTGGAAGTGGAAGTTATGCTAGAAGGATTCTTGAGAGCATGGGCTGGAAAAAG GGAGAGGCTCTGGGGAGGACCACAAAGGGTATCTTGGAACCACTGCAAGCTGTTGGTAACAAAGGCTATGCTGGTTTGGGATGGAATTCTGCCCAGCACTGA
- the LOC103703784 gene encoding FKBP12-interacting protein of 37 kDa isoform X1 has protein sequence MASHSHLDDEDDFGGDFSGSHSSGRRTGDKRTFGDLDEEEDDVFGPKKGKSRVEESGPGAATGMILSLRESLQNCKDNLATCQAELEAARSEIQKWHSAFQNGPTTPAGISPEPGLVVTYLQNLKTSEESLKEQVCHMLLLKLPRCSSVYYVFVLFIASQLEKAKKREAAFIVTFAKREQEIADLKSAVRDLKTQLRPPSMQTRRLLLDPAIHEEFTRLKNLVEEKEKKIKELQDNVAAVNFTTSSKLGQMLVAKCRTLQVENEEIGAMASEGKIHELGMKIAVLKSQNAELRNQFDALYKHMEGLTNDVERSNEMVYILQEKLEAKDCELKKLKEMLSQKETTQEGDESADEKKAIHDAESAEVEA, from the exons GTGATAAAAGAACTTtcggagatctcgatgaagaggaggatgatgTATTTGGCCCTAAGAAG GGAAAATCAAGGGTCGAAGAAAGTGGACCTGGTGCAGCCACGGGGATGATTTTGTCTCTACGTGAAAG TCTGCAGAACTGTAAAGATAACCTTGCAACATGCCAG GCAGAGTTAGAAGCTGCAAGATCAGAGATTCAGAAGTGGCATTCTGCATTTCAGAACGGGCCAACGACACCTGCAGGCATATCTCCAG AACCTGGATTGGTGGTAACTTATCTCCAGAATTTGAAGACTTCTGAGGAGTCTTTAAAAGAACAGGTTTGTCATATGTTGCTCTTAAAATTGCCTAGGTGCAGCTCAGTATATTATGTTTTTGTGTTGTTTATTGCTTCTCAGTTAgagaaagcaaagaaaagggaggCTGCATTTATAGTTACATTTGCAAAACGAGAGCAGGAAATTGCGGACTTGAAG TCTGCAGTTCGGGATTTGAAGACACAATTGAGACCGCCATCGATGCAG ACTAGGAGGTTATTACTTGATCCAGCAATACATGAGGAGTTTACACGTTTAAAG AATTTGgttgaagagaaagaaaaaaaaattaaggagtTGCAAGACAATGTTGCTGCTGTCAATTTTACTACATCCAGCAAGCTAGGACAGATGTTGGTGGCCAAGTGTAGAACCTTGCAGGTGGAAAATGAGGAGATTGGCGCCATGGCTTCTGAAGGAAAA ATCCACGAGTTGGGAATGAAAATTGCTGTGCTAAAATCTCAAAATGCTGAGCTTAGAAACCAGTTTGATG CACTGTACAAACATATGGAAGGGCTAACAAATGATGTGGAGAGATCAAATGAAATG GTATATATTTTGCAAGAGAAGCTAGAAGCAAAGGACTGTGAGCTGAAAAAGTTGAAGGAAATGCTATCGCAGAAAGAAACAACACAGGAAGGAGATGAATCTGCTGATGAAAAGAAAGCAATCCATGATGCAGAGTCTGCAGAAGTTGAGGCTTGA
- the LOC103703783 gene encoding uncharacterized protein LOC103703783 isoform X2 produces MAEEGGAREGVCSFEWDEESKLYYHACSGFYHDPHAGWYYSSRDGLYYTYEDGKYVPLSSYKGEESEAVDSTNSALSEANKDNTCMLLEETLINLYLSGYSNSDINADSSSTTLQTNTSQVSSEEQSDQPSSDKLPGCYRGITCQQVEGELIPEDEQNAFRSSNRLLAGDASWDEENWKAQYGQVLTLEDEGIPSFPTVDLWDWEIVKDHTKKGHQIAKLIGRLVRRSSKLHPSVPAGGGVLKTAAIHAVHLDLVGVASGKVYRLRTPSPRYLASVSKYDSSNPTKDWGFPDLYADLQSSTHHSLNQIYGSDVANAANRDNLSASVDQVPVTVQKHQNLAYRDRAAERRMLHGGFGIGPGQKNVENGNIHELGSPSQPCDAEEAAAEAADISFGSGSYARRILESMGWKKGEALGRTTKGILEPLQAVGNKGYAGLGWNSAQH; encoded by the exons ATGGCGGAGGAGGGTGGCGCGCGGGAGGGCGTTTGCTCCTTCGAATGGGACGAGGAGTCGAAGCTCTACTACCATGCCTG TAGTGGGTTTTATCATGATCCCCATGCTGGATGGTATTACAGTAGTAGAGATGGTCTTTACTACACATATGAGGATGGAAAATATGTTCCATTATCAAGTTACAAG GGTGAGGAATCTGAAGCTGTTGATTCTACAAACTCCGCTCTGAGCGAAGCTAACAAAGACAATACATGTATGTT GTTAGAAGAAACATTGATTAATCTATATTTGTCGGGTTATTCCAATTCAGATATAAATGCTGATAGCTCATCAACAACTTTACAAACAAACA CAAGTCAGGTCTCTTCTGAAGAACAGTCTGATCAGCCATCCTCAGATAAGTTGCCTGGCTGTTACCGTGGCATCACATGTCAGCAAGTAGAAGGTGAATTGATCCCCGAGGATGAGCAAAATGCATTTAGGTCAAGCAATAGGCTCTTAGCAGGAG atgcatcatgggATGAAGAAAACTGGAAAGCTCAGTATGGCCAGGTTTTAACCTTAGAAGATGAGGGCATACCGTCTTTTCCGACAGTTGATCTATGGGATTGGGAAATTGTTAAAGATCACACAAAGAAAGGACATCAGATAGCTAAACTGATAGGAAGATTGGTCAGGCGTTCCAGTAAGCTGCATCCTTCTGTGCCAGCTGGTGGTGGTGTTCTGAAAACTGCTGCCATCCATGCAGTTCATTTGGATCTAGTAGGAGTTGCatcag GGAAAGTTTACAGGTTGAGGACCCCAAGCCCAAGATACTTGGCTTCTGTATCGAAGTATGATTCTTCTAACCCGACCAAAGATTGGGGCTTCCCTGATTTATATGCTGACCTGCAGAGTAGCACACACcatagtttaaatcaaatatatgGATCTGACGTTGCAAATGCGGCCAATCGAGATAATTTGTCTGCTTCCGTCGATCAGGTTCCTGTTACAGTACAGAAG CACCAGAATCTAGCTTATAGAGATAGAGCTGCTGAGAGAAGAATGCTACATGGTGGTTTCGGTATCGGCCCAGGACAAAAGAATGTGGAGAACGGTAATATTCATGAGCTGGGATCGCCTTCACAGCCTTGTGATGCAGAAGAAGCTGCAGCAGAAGCAGCGGACATATCTTTTGGAAGTGGAAGTTATGCTAGAAGGATTCTTGAGAGCATGGGCTGGAAAAAG GGAGAGGCTCTGGGGAGGACCACAAAGGGTATCTTGGAACCACTGCAAGCTGTTGGTAACAAAGGCTATGCTGGTTTGGGATGGAATTCTGCCCAGCACTGA
- the LOC103703783 gene encoding uncharacterized protein LOC103703783 isoform X1 has protein sequence MAEEGGAREGVCSFEWDEESKLYYHACSGFYHDPHAGWYYSSRDGLYYTYEDGKYVPLSSYKGEESEAVDSTNSALSEANKDNTYMPAHAAGDESEIPSPPSEWLEETLINLYLSGYSNSDINADSSSTTLQTNTSQVSSEEQSDQPSSDKLPGCYRGITCQQVEGELIPEDEQNAFRSSNRLLAGDASWDEENWKAQYGQVLTLEDEGIPSFPTVDLWDWEIVKDHTKKGHQIAKLIGRLVRRSSKLHPSVPAGGGVLKTAAIHAVHLDLVGVASGKVYRLRTPSPRYLASVSKYDSSNPTKDWGFPDLYADLQSSTHHSLNQIYGSDVANAANRDNLSASVDQVPVTVQKHQNLAYRDRAAERRMLHGGFGIGPGQKNVENGNIHELGSPSQPCDAEEAAAEAADISFGSGSYARRILESMGWKKGEALGRTTKGILEPLQAVGNKGYAGLGWNSAQH, from the exons ATGGCGGAGGAGGGTGGCGCGCGGGAGGGCGTTTGCTCCTTCGAATGGGACGAGGAGTCGAAGCTCTACTACCATGCCTG TAGTGGGTTTTATCATGATCCCCATGCTGGATGGTATTACAGTAGTAGAGATGGTCTTTACTACACATATGAGGATGGAAAATATGTTCCATTATCAAGTTACAAG GGTGAGGAATCTGAAGCTGTTGATTCTACAAACTCCGCTCTGAGCGAAGCTAACAAAGACAATACAT ATATGCCTGCGCATGCAGCCGGTGATGAGTCCGAAATTCCAAGTCCTCCATCTGAGTG GTTAGAAGAAACATTGATTAATCTATATTTGTCGGGTTATTCCAATTCAGATATAAATGCTGATAGCTCATCAACAACTTTACAAACAAACA CAAGTCAGGTCTCTTCTGAAGAACAGTCTGATCAGCCATCCTCAGATAAGTTGCCTGGCTGTTACCGTGGCATCACATGTCAGCAAGTAGAAGGTGAATTGATCCCCGAGGATGAGCAAAATGCATTTAGGTCAAGCAATAGGCTCTTAGCAGGAG atgcatcatgggATGAAGAAAACTGGAAAGCTCAGTATGGCCAGGTTTTAACCTTAGAAGATGAGGGCATACCGTCTTTTCCGACAGTTGATCTATGGGATTGGGAAATTGTTAAAGATCACACAAAGAAAGGACATCAGATAGCTAAACTGATAGGAAGATTGGTCAGGCGTTCCAGTAAGCTGCATCCTTCTGTGCCAGCTGGTGGTGGTGTTCTGAAAACTGCTGCCATCCATGCAGTTCATTTGGATCTAGTAGGAGTTGCatcag GGAAAGTTTACAGGTTGAGGACCCCAAGCCCAAGATACTTGGCTTCTGTATCGAAGTATGATTCTTCTAACCCGACCAAAGATTGGGGCTTCCCTGATTTATATGCTGACCTGCAGAGTAGCACACACcatagtttaaatcaaatatatgGATCTGACGTTGCAAATGCGGCCAATCGAGATAATTTGTCTGCTTCCGTCGATCAGGTTCCTGTTACAGTACAGAAG CACCAGAATCTAGCTTATAGAGATAGAGCTGCTGAGAGAAGAATGCTACATGGTGGTTTCGGTATCGGCCCAGGACAAAAGAATGTGGAGAACGGTAATATTCATGAGCTGGGATCGCCTTCACAGCCTTGTGATGCAGAAGAAGCTGCAGCAGAAGCAGCGGACATATCTTTTGGAAGTGGAAGTTATGCTAGAAGGATTCTTGAGAGCATGGGCTGGAAAAAG GGAGAGGCTCTGGGGAGGACCACAAAGGGTATCTTGGAACCACTGCAAGCTGTTGGTAACAAAGGCTATGCTGGTTTGGGATGGAATTCTGCCCAGCACTGA
- the LOC103703783 gene encoding uncharacterized protein LOC103703783 isoform X3, translated as MPGCSGFYHDPHAGWYYSSRDGLYYTYEDGKYVPLSSYKGEESEAVDSTNSALSEANKDNTYMPAHAAGDESEIPSPPSEWLEETLINLYLSGYSNSDINADSSSTTLQTNTSQVSSEEQSDQPSSDKLPGCYRGITCQQVEGELIPEDEQNAFRSSNRLLAGDASWDEENWKAQYGQVLTLEDEGIPSFPTVDLWDWEIVKDHTKKGHQIAKLIGRLVRRSSKLHPSVPAGGGVLKTAAIHAVHLDLVGVASGKVYRLRTPSPRYLASVSKYDSSNPTKDWGFPDLYADLQSSTHHSLNQIYGSDVANAANRDNLSASVDQVPVTVQKHQNLAYRDRAAERRMLHGGFGIGPGQKNVENGNIHELGSPSQPCDAEEAAAEAADISFGSGSYARRILESMGWKKGEALGRTTKGILEPLQAVGNKGYAGLGWNSAQH; from the exons ATGCCTGGTTG TAGTGGGTTTTATCATGATCCCCATGCTGGATGGTATTACAGTAGTAGAGATGGTCTTTACTACACATATGAGGATGGAAAATATGTTCCATTATCAAGTTACAAG GGTGAGGAATCTGAAGCTGTTGATTCTACAAACTCCGCTCTGAGCGAAGCTAACAAAGACAATACAT ATATGCCTGCGCATGCAGCCGGTGATGAGTCCGAAATTCCAAGTCCTCCATCTGAGTG GTTAGAAGAAACATTGATTAATCTATATTTGTCGGGTTATTCCAATTCAGATATAAATGCTGATAGCTCATCAACAACTTTACAAACAAACA CAAGTCAGGTCTCTTCTGAAGAACAGTCTGATCAGCCATCCTCAGATAAGTTGCCTGGCTGTTACCGTGGCATCACATGTCAGCAAGTAGAAGGTGAATTGATCCCCGAGGATGAGCAAAATGCATTTAGGTCAAGCAATAGGCTCTTAGCAGGAG atgcatcatgggATGAAGAAAACTGGAAAGCTCAGTATGGCCAGGTTTTAACCTTAGAAGATGAGGGCATACCGTCTTTTCCGACAGTTGATCTATGGGATTGGGAAATTGTTAAAGATCACACAAAGAAAGGACATCAGATAGCTAAACTGATAGGAAGATTGGTCAGGCGTTCCAGTAAGCTGCATCCTTCTGTGCCAGCTGGTGGTGGTGTTCTGAAAACTGCTGCCATCCATGCAGTTCATTTGGATCTAGTAGGAGTTGCatcag GGAAAGTTTACAGGTTGAGGACCCCAAGCCCAAGATACTTGGCTTCTGTATCGAAGTATGATTCTTCTAACCCGACCAAAGATTGGGGCTTCCCTGATTTATATGCTGACCTGCAGAGTAGCACACACcatagtttaaatcaaatatatgGATCTGACGTTGCAAATGCGGCCAATCGAGATAATTTGTCTGCTTCCGTCGATCAGGTTCCTGTTACAGTACAGAAG CACCAGAATCTAGCTTATAGAGATAGAGCTGCTGAGAGAAGAATGCTACATGGTGGTTTCGGTATCGGCCCAGGACAAAAGAATGTGGAGAACGGTAATATTCATGAGCTGGGATCGCCTTCACAGCCTTGTGATGCAGAAGAAGCTGCAGCAGAAGCAGCGGACATATCTTTTGGAAGTGGAAGTTATGCTAGAAGGATTCTTGAGAGCATGGGCTGGAAAAAG GGAGAGGCTCTGGGGAGGACCACAAAGGGTATCTTGGAACCACTGCAAGCTGTTGGTAACAAAGGCTATGCTGGTTTGGGATGGAATTCTGCCCAGCACTGA
- the LOC103703783 gene encoding uncharacterized protein LOC103703783 isoform X4, with translation MSSGFYHDPHAGWYYSSRDGLYYTYEDGKYVPLSSYKGEESEAVDSTNSALSEANKDNTYMPAHAAGDESEIPSPPSEWLEETLINLYLSGYSNSDINADSSSTTLQTNTSQVSSEEQSDQPSSDKLPGCYRGITCQQVEGELIPEDEQNAFRSSNRLLAGDASWDEENWKAQYGQVLTLEDEGIPSFPTVDLWDWEIVKDHTKKGHQIAKLIGRLVRRSSKLHPSVPAGGGVLKTAAIHAVHLDLVGVASGKVYRLRTPSPRYLASVSKYDSSNPTKDWGFPDLYADLQSSTHHSLNQIYGSDVANAANRDNLSASVDQVPVTVQKHQNLAYRDRAAERRMLHGGFGIGPGQKNVENGNIHELGSPSQPCDAEEAAAEAADISFGSGSYARRILESMGWKKGEALGRTTKGILEPLQAVGNKGYAGLGWNSAQH, from the exons ATGAG TAGTGGGTTTTATCATGATCCCCATGCTGGATGGTATTACAGTAGTAGAGATGGTCTTTACTACACATATGAGGATGGAAAATATGTTCCATTATCAAGTTACAAG GGTGAGGAATCTGAAGCTGTTGATTCTACAAACTCCGCTCTGAGCGAAGCTAACAAAGACAATACAT ATATGCCTGCGCATGCAGCCGGTGATGAGTCCGAAATTCCAAGTCCTCCATCTGAGTG GTTAGAAGAAACATTGATTAATCTATATTTGTCGGGTTATTCCAATTCAGATATAAATGCTGATAGCTCATCAACAACTTTACAAACAAACA CAAGTCAGGTCTCTTCTGAAGAACAGTCTGATCAGCCATCCTCAGATAAGTTGCCTGGCTGTTACCGTGGCATCACATGTCAGCAAGTAGAAGGTGAATTGATCCCCGAGGATGAGCAAAATGCATTTAGGTCAAGCAATAGGCTCTTAGCAGGAG atgcatcatgggATGAAGAAAACTGGAAAGCTCAGTATGGCCAGGTTTTAACCTTAGAAGATGAGGGCATACCGTCTTTTCCGACAGTTGATCTATGGGATTGGGAAATTGTTAAAGATCACACAAAGAAAGGACATCAGATAGCTAAACTGATAGGAAGATTGGTCAGGCGTTCCAGTAAGCTGCATCCTTCTGTGCCAGCTGGTGGTGGTGTTCTGAAAACTGCTGCCATCCATGCAGTTCATTTGGATCTAGTAGGAGTTGCatcag GGAAAGTTTACAGGTTGAGGACCCCAAGCCCAAGATACTTGGCTTCTGTATCGAAGTATGATTCTTCTAACCCGACCAAAGATTGGGGCTTCCCTGATTTATATGCTGACCTGCAGAGTAGCACACACcatagtttaaatcaaatatatgGATCTGACGTTGCAAATGCGGCCAATCGAGATAATTTGTCTGCTTCCGTCGATCAGGTTCCTGTTACAGTACAGAAG CACCAGAATCTAGCTTATAGAGATAGAGCTGCTGAGAGAAGAATGCTACATGGTGGTTTCGGTATCGGCCCAGGACAAAAGAATGTGGAGAACGGTAATATTCATGAGCTGGGATCGCCTTCACAGCCTTGTGATGCAGAAGAAGCTGCAGCAGAAGCAGCGGACATATCTTTTGGAAGTGGAAGTTATGCTAGAAGGATTCTTGAGAGCATGGGCTGGAAAAAG GGAGAGGCTCTGGGGAGGACCACAAAGGGTATCTTGGAACCACTGCAAGCTGTTGGTAACAAAGGCTATGCTGGTTTGGGATGGAATTCTGCCCAGCACTGA